One window from the genome of Pseudoliparis swirei isolate HS2019 ecotype Mariana Trench chromosome 24, NWPU_hadal_v1, whole genome shotgun sequence encodes:
- the coq7 gene encoding 5-demethoxyubiquinone hydroxylase, mitochondrial isoform X1, with protein sequence MQRAAFTALRDGSRGIRRCLKCRVPLQLSARAYGIVPTPRDSEEKDMLDRMLRVDHAGEFGANRIYAGQMAVLGRSSIGPLIQEMWDQEKKHLAKFDEILAENRVRPTALLPIWNIAGFLLGASSALLGKEGAMACTVAVEESIAEHYNSQIRALMAKDPDRYTQLLQVIKEFRDEEMEHHDTGLAHDAESVPGYWLLKNAIQLGCKAAICISQRV encoded by the exons ATGCAGAGAGCCGCGTTCACCGCGCTGCGCGACGGGTCGCGTGGGATTCGCCGGTGTTTAAAATGCAGAG tGCCCCTGCAGCTGAGCGCACGCGCTTACGGTATAGTCCCGACCCCGCGCGACAGTGAGGAGAAGGACATGTTGGACCGGATGCTGCGCGTGGACCACGCCGGGGAATTCGGGGCCAATCGCATCTACGCGGGCCAGATGGCAGTGTTGGGTCGATCCAGTATTGGACCCCTGATCCAG gaAATGTGGGATCAAGAAAAGAAACACTTAGCGAAATTCGATGAGATTCTGGCGGAGAACAGAGTTCGTCCCACAGCGCTGTTACCCATCTGGAATATTGCTGGATTTCTTTTAG GTGCGTCCAGCGCACTGCTGGGGAAAGAGGGCGCTATGGCCTGCACGGTGGCGGTGGAGGAGAGCATCGCCGAGCACTACAACAGCCAGATAAGAGCTCTGATGGCGAAGGACCCCGACAGATACACACAACTCTTACAA GTTATAAAGGAAttcagagatgaagagatggagcaTCATGATACAGGATTGGCGCATGATGCTGAATCA gTTCCCGGATACTGGCTCCTAAAAAACGCGATACAGCTCGGCTGCAAAGCTGCAATATGTATTTCTCAGCGTGTTTAg
- the coq7 gene encoding 5-demethoxyubiquinone hydroxylase, mitochondrial isoform X2, with the protein MPLQLSARAYGIVPTPRDSEEKDMLDRMLRVDHAGEFGANRIYAGQMAVLGRSSIGPLIQEMWDQEKKHLAKFDEILAENRVRPTALLPIWNIAGFLLGASSALLGKEGAMACTVAVEESIAEHYNSQIRALMAKDPDRYTQLLQVIKEFRDEEMEHHDTGLAHDAESVPGYWLLKNAIQLGCKAAICISQRV; encoded by the exons A tGCCCCTGCAGCTGAGCGCACGCGCTTACGGTATAGTCCCGACCCCGCGCGACAGTGAGGAGAAGGACATGTTGGACCGGATGCTGCGCGTGGACCACGCCGGGGAATTCGGGGCCAATCGCATCTACGCGGGCCAGATGGCAGTGTTGGGTCGATCCAGTATTGGACCCCTGATCCAG gaAATGTGGGATCAAGAAAAGAAACACTTAGCGAAATTCGATGAGATTCTGGCGGAGAACAGAGTTCGTCCCACAGCGCTGTTACCCATCTGGAATATTGCTGGATTTCTTTTAG GTGCGTCCAGCGCACTGCTGGGGAAAGAGGGCGCTATGGCCTGCACGGTGGCGGTGGAGGAGAGCATCGCCGAGCACTACAACAGCCAGATAAGAGCTCTGATGGCGAAGGACCCCGACAGATACACACAACTCTTACAA GTTATAAAGGAAttcagagatgaagagatggagcaTCATGATACAGGATTGGCGCATGATGCTGAATCA gTTCCCGGATACTGGCTCCTAAAAAACGCGATACAGCTCGGCTGCAAAGCTGCAATATGTATTTCTCAGCGTGTTTAg